In Quercus robur chromosome 10, dhQueRobu3.1, whole genome shotgun sequence, a genomic segment contains:
- the LOC126701390 gene encoding G patch domain-containing protein TGH has protein sequence MDLDEDDFVFFGTPIEREEEITSRKKKAVAEASGQLRTLPVWKQEVTDEEGRRRFHGAFTGGFSAGYYNTVGSKEGWAPQKFVSSRKNRAEVKQQSILNFLDEDERADLEGQSLGTSMQFDTFGFTAGELARKQAEKEQQQRPSAIPGPIPDELVLPATESIGVKLLLKMGWRHGHSIKDSRPNSLYDARREARKAFLAFSSDDAKAQLAESESVQGNLESITEQPTNDDVQSYQSTPVYVRNPKQDLYGLGFDPYKHAPEFREKKRSRMSGKRETGNRKAYSTKDNLFGFKSGNVAPGFGIGALEEFDAEDEDVYAAGFDFVDTYVQEVEEPSRLMTDSKPKLLAKETGVLPGFRVASNSDYQLERFDPPVIPKDFVPCHKFPGPLETNYRLADSPPPEVPPPEDNNLKLLIEGVATLVARCGKLYEDLSKEKNQSNPLFNFLTGGNGHDYYARKLWEERQKRTDQSRQQVDVKLSSSMRKMTAESRGKILGERPLERSIKDLSSSVASAEGIQLQFNLSDTFTEPASSSGLHEAVKPFKDDPAKQERFERFLKEKYQGGLRSTDSSGSSNMSEASRARERLDFEAAAEAIQKGQWGKESKHFSATGGMQFTSGGVEQAKGTEAEDLITKKMFPKREEFQWRPAPVLCKRFDLIDPYMGKPAPAPRMRSKIDTLIFTSDSAKETKVEETIIANRDFSMLQSDVQGISQDVANKENEVEVEVENVERPVDLYKAIFSDDSDDEGETTSLNKVENPEKKIEAATTTLNRLIAGDFLESLGKELGLEVPPDLPQSTNMAKTSASQKEAANTNVGDSNILPVKNNPSSTVFSETLNHEVPHNRKIAIEGRSEKNEVIHGKLAKSVGIYMETGSTENNLDKVDLEKRVHEDSKAKTPSSRHKNWNSNSSSEDERSRKQSRRHRRRSGDSDSDSSSDHRDRYRSRSKGRKKESSREKSGSSRRHSKHHKHRSRDSPGRSRYDSDREHREAKREKRKKRD, from the exons atgGATTTGGACGAAGACGATTTCGTGTTCTTCGGAACACCGATAGAGCGCGAGGAAGAGATCACAAGCCGAAAGAAGAAAGCCGTGGCCGAAGCCTCCGGTCAACTCCGAACCCTCCCTGTTTGGAAACAAGAG GTTACAGATGAAGAAGGGAGGAGAAGATTTCATGGAGCATTTACTGGAGGTTTTTCTGCTGGTTATTATAATACTGTGGGATCGAAAGAGG GGTGGGCTCCACAGAAGTTTGTATCATCCCGTAAGAATAGAGCTGAAGTCAAGCAACAAAGCattttgaactttttagatGAAGATGAGAGAGCT GATTTGGAAGGTCAATCTTTGGGGACATCAATGCAGTTTGATACATTTGGATTTACAGCGGGAGAACTTGCTCGTAAACAAGCTGAGAAGGAACAACAGCAAAG GCCATCAGCGATTCCTGGACCTATCCCTGACGAATTAGTTCTTCCAGCCACAGAGTCTATTG GTGTAAAATTGCTGCTGAAGATGGGATGGCGACATGGTCACTCTATTAAGGATTCACGCCCTAATTCACTATATG ATGCTCGTAGAGAAGCTCGTAAGGCTTTCTTGGCATTTTCTTCTGATGATGCAAAAGCACAGCTAGCTGAGTCTGAGTCTGTTCAGGGCAACCTTGAAAGTATTACTGAGCAGCCTACTAATGATGATGTCCAGTCTTATCAAAGTACACCT GTTTATGTGCGCAATCCAAAGCAGGACTTGTATGGTTTAGGTTTTGATCCTTATAAGCATGCTCCCGAGTTTAGGG aaaagaaaagatcacGCATGTCTGGGAAAAGGGAGACGGGAAATAGAAAAGCGTACTCAACGAAAGATAACCTTTTTGGTTTCAAGT CAGGAAATGTTGCTCCTGGTTTTGGCATTGGAGCACTTGAAGAATTTGATGCTGAAGATGAGGATGTCTATGCTGCTG GTTTTGACTTTGTGGATACTTATGTTCAAGAAGTTGAAGAGCCATCAAGGTTGATGACAGACAGTAAACCAAAGTTGCTTGCAAAGGAAACAGGTGTTCTGCCTGGCTTTAGAGTTGCATCAAATTCTGACTACCAGTTGGAAcg GTTTGATCCTCCTGTGATTCCAAAAGATTTTGTACCCTGCCACAAATTTCCTGGTCCTCTTGAGACAAACTACAGGCTTGCTGATTCTCCTCCACCAGAGGTCCCTCCTCCAGAGGATAATAATCTGAAACTCTTAATTGAAGGGGTTGCAACTTTAGTAGCTCGATGTGGTAAATTATATGAGGATCTCTCCAAAGAAAAGAATCAGTCGAAtccattatttaattttcttactgGAGGAAATGGCCATGATTATTATGCAAGGAAGCTGTGGGAGGAGCGACAGAAGCGTACCGATCAAAGCAGGCAGCAAGTGGATGTGAAGCTGTCTTCAAGTATGCGGAAGATGACAGCAGAGAGCCGTGGTAAAATCTTAGGGGAAAGGCCTTTGGAAAGAAGCATTAAAGATTTGAGTTCATCTGTTGCTTCTGCAGAAGGCATTCAACTCCAATTCAATCTTTCAGATACATTTACTGAACCTGCATCATCT AGTGGGTTGCATGAAGCTGTGAAGCCTTTCAAAGATGATCCTGCAAAGCAAGAAAGATTTGAGCGGTTTCTCAAGGAAAAGTACCAAGGAGGGCTTCGCTCTACAGATTCTAGTGGATCTAGTAATATGTCTGAAGCATCACGTGCTCGTGAGAGATTAGACTTTGAGGCCGCAGCTGAAGCAATACAGAAAGGACAGTGGGGTAAAGAAAGCAAGCACTTTTCAGCAACTGGAGGAATGCAGTTCACTTCTGGCGGAGTAGAG CAAGCTAAAGGTACTGAAGCTGAAGATCTGATTACGAAGAAAATGTTTCCGAAACGAGAAGAATTTCAATGGCGTCCTGCACCTGTCCTGTGCAAGCGCTTTGATCTCATTGATCCTTATATGGGGAAG CCAGCACCAGCTCCACGGATGAGGAGCAAGATTGATACTCTTATTTTTACATCAGATTCGGCCAAAGAAACAAAAGTGGAAGAGACTATAATTGCAAATAGAGACTTCTCCATGCTTCAATCTGATGTTCAAGGAATAAGCCAAGATGTGGCTAACAAGGAAAATGAAGTTGAGGTAGAAGTCGAAAATGTTGAGAGGCCAGTTGACCTGTACAAG GCTATTTTCTCTGATGATTCAGATGATGAAGGGGAAACCACCAGTCTTAACAAAGTTGAAAATCCAGAAAAAAAGATTGAAGCGGCTACTACAACATTAAACCGTTTAATTGCAGGTGACTTTTTGGAATCCTTGGGTAAAGAACTAGGCTTAGAGGTTCCCCCTGATCTGCCCCAGTCAACAAATATGGCCAAGACCTCTGCTTCACAAAAAGAAGCTGCTAATACCAATGTGGGAGATTCCAATATCCTTCCTGTTAAAAATAACCCTTCTTCCACCGTTTTTAGTGAGACTTTAAATCATGAGGTGCCTCACAACCGGAAGATTGCTATAGAGGGCAGGTCTGAGAAGAATGAAGTCATTCATGGTAAGTTGGCCAAAAGTGTTGGCATATATATGGAAACTGGTTCTACTGAGAATAACCTTGATAAAGTTGATTTAGAAAAGAGGGTCCATGAGGATAGCAAAGCTAAAACACCCTCAAGCCGTCACAAAAATTGGAACAGCaattcatcatcagaagatGAAAGGAGCAGAAAGCAGTCTAGGCGACATCGGCGTAGAAGTGGTGATTCAGATAGTGATTCATCCAGTGATCATCGAGATCGTTACCGTTCTAGGTcaaaagggagaaagaaagaatccTCTCGAGAGAAAAGTGGTAGCAGCAGAAGACACTCAAAACATCATAAGCATAGAAGCAGGGATTCTCCGGGCAGATCTCGATATGATAGTGATAGAGAACATAGAGAAGCTAAGAGAGAGAAACGGAAAAAGAGGGATTGA
- the LOC126703206 gene encoding putative phospholipid-transporting ATPase 9, with product MAGGRRKKQHFSRIHAFSCGKASFKGEHSLIGGPGFSRVVYCNEPDCLEASVLNYGSNYVRTSKYTLITFFPKALFEQFRRVANLYFLLCAIMSFTPLSPYSAVSNVLPLVVVIGFTMGKEVLEDWRRKKQDIEVNNRKVKVHRGDGEFDNAKWTDLKVGDIVKVEKDEFFPADLILFSSSYEEAVCYVETMNLDGETNLKLKQALDATSNLHEDSSFQNFKAIIKCEDPNANLYSFVGGFELEEQQSPLSPQQLLLRGSKLRNTDFIYGAVIFTGHDTKVMQNSTAPRSKRSKIEKRMDKIVYFLFFILVLMSFIGSIFFGISTSEDLEDGRMTRWYLRPDDTTIYYNPKKAPAAAILHFLTALMLYSYLIPISLYVSIEIVKVLQSTFINHDLQMYYEEGDKPANARTSNLNEELGQVDTILSDKTGTLTSNSMEFIKCSIGGTSYGRGITEVERALSWRKGSAFSQEVADEEHQVEDWTKARPSIKGFNFIDERITNGNWVNEPRADVIQKFLRLLAICHTALPEVDEETGRISYEAESPDEAAFVIAARELGFEFYERTQTSISLHELDPISGRKVERSYKLLNILEFSSSRKRMSVILRSEEGKLLLLCKGADSVMFERLEKNGREFEEQTKEHVNEYADAGLRTLLLAYRELDEEEYNEFNVEFTEAKNSLSADREEMIEEVAEKIERDLILLGATAVEDKLQNGVPECIDKLAQAGIKIWVLTGDKMETAINIGFACSLLRQGMKQIVISSETPESKALEKVGDKSAIAVAFKANVLRQINEGKKLLTTSSENSEALALIIDGKSLFCALEDDVKDIFLELALGCASVICCRSSPKQKALVTRLVKVKTGTTTLAIGDGANDVGMLQEADIGIGISGVEGMQAVMSSDIAIAQFRYLERLLLVHGHWCYRRISTMICYFFYKNIAFGFTLFFFEAYASFSGQVAYNDWYLSLYNVFFTSLPVIALGVFDQDVTAKLCLKFPLLYQEGVQNALFSWIRILGWSFNGVLSATLIFFFCIRAMEHQAFRKGGEVVGLEILGTTMYTCVVWVVNCQMALSINYFTYIQHLFIWGGIIFWYIFLLAYGAMDPTISTTAYQVFVEACAPAPFFWLLTLFVLTSSLIPYFTYASIQLRFFPMYHQMIQWIRNDGQSNDPEYCDMVRQRSLRPTTVGFTARFEATSKRFEEKPEGH from the exons ATGGCTGGTGGTAGAAGAAAGAAGCAGCACTTTAGCAGAATCCATGCCTTTTCATGTGGAAAAGCATCATTTAAAGGTGAACACTCACTGATTGGAGGTCCTGGCTTCTCAAGGGTTGTCTATTGCAATGAACCTGACTGCTTGGAGGCCAGTGTCCTCAATTATGGCAGCAATTATGTCAGAACTAGCAAATATACCCTCATCACATTCTTTCCCAAAGCATTGTTTGAGCAATTCAGGCGGGTTGCAAATTTATATTTCCTCCTCTGTGCCATAATGTCATTCACACCACTCTCTCCATACTCGGCTGTTAGTAACGTTCTTCCTCTTGTTGTGGTGATTGGATTTACAATGGGGAAAGAGGTTCTGGAAGATTGGAGGCGAAAAAAGCAG GATATTGAGGTGAACAACAGAAAGGTTAAAGTGCATCGTGGTGATGGTGAATTCGATAATGCTAAATGGACGGATTTGAAAGTTGGAGATATAGTGAAGGTGGAAAAGGATGAATTTTTTCCTGCTGATCTCATCTTATTTTCTTCAAGTTATGAGGAAGCAGTTTGCTATGTTGAGACCATGAACCTAGATGGAGAAACCAATTTGAAACTGAAACAAGCATTGGATGCTACTTCAAACTTGCATGAAGACTCAAGCTTCCAAAATTTCAAGGCTATAATAAAATGTGAAGACCCAAATGCAAATTTGTACTCTTTTGTAGGTGGTTTCGAGCTTGAGGAACAACAATCCCCTCTTTCACCTCAGCAGCTACTGCTTAGGGGTTCAAAACTTCGAAACACAGATTTTATTTATGGGGCGGTAATCTTTACTGGTCATGATACAAAGGTTATGCAAAATTCTACTGCTCCTCGGTCCAAGAGAAGCAAAATTGAGAAAAGGATGGATAAGATTgtctactttttgttttttatcctAGTGTTGATGTCTTTTATTgggtcaattttttttgggatttcaaCTAGTGAGGACCTGGAAGATGGAAGGATGACAAGATGGTACCTTAGACCAGATGACACTACAATATACTATAATCCAAAGAAAGCACCAGCAGCAGCAATTTTGCACTTCTTGACTGCCCTTATGTTGTATAGTTACCTGATTCCCATTTCCTTATATGTTTCAATAGAAATAGTCAAAGTTCTTCAAAGTACTTTTATCAATCATGATCTGCAAATGTACTATGAAGAAGGTGACAAGCCAGCAAATGCCCGTACCTCAAATTTGAATGAAGAGCTTGGCCAAGTTGACACTATACTTTCTGATAAGACAGGAACTTTGACTTCAAACTCAATGGAATTTATTAAGTGTTCTATTGGTGGGACTAGTTATGGGCGTGGAATTACAGAAGTTGAGAGAGCTCTGTCTTGGAGAAAAGGGTCAGCTTTTTCACAAGAGGTGGCAGATGAAGAGCATCAGGTTGAGGATTGGACTAAAGCAAGGCCATCCATTAAGGGGTTTAACTTTATAGATGAAAGGATCACTAATGGTAATTGGGTTAATGAACCTCGCGCTGATGTAATCCAGAAATTCCTACGGTTACTGGCCATCTGCCATACGGCATTACCTGAAGTTGATGAAGAAACAGGAAGAATTTCTTATGAAGCTGAATCACCAGACGAGGCTGCTTTTGTGATTGCTGCAAGAGAGCTGGGGTTTGAATTTTACGAGAGGACTCAAACGAGCATTTCACTGCACGAATTGGATCCCATATCTGGCAGGAAAGTTGAAAG ATCATATAAACTTTTGAACATCTTGGAGTTTAGCAGCTCAAGAAAGCGGATGTCTGTGATTCTGAGAAGTGAGGAGGGAAAGCTACTACTACTTTGTAAAGGCGCTGACAG TGTCATGTTTGAAAGACTTGAGAAGAATggaagggaatttgaagagcaGACTAAGGAGCACGTTAATGAGTATGCTGATGCTGGTTTGAGGACATTGTTACTTGCATATCGTGAACTGGATGAGGAAGAATACAATGAATTCAATGTGGAATTTACTGAGGCCAAGAACTCGTTGAGCGCAGATCGTGAGGAAATGATTGAGGAAGTGGCTGAAAAGATTGAGAGGGATTTGATTCTTCTTGGTGCAACTGCAGTTGAAGACAAGCTTCAAAATGGG GTTCCTGAGTGCATTGACAAGCTTGCACAGGCTGGAATCAAGATATGGGTTTTGACTGGAGATAAAATGGAGACTGCAATCAATATTGG CTTTGCTTGTAGTTTGCTAAGACAAGGAATGAAGCAAATTGTAATCAGCTCAGAGACACCAGAAAGCAAAGCGCTGGAGAAAGTTGGGGACAAGTCTGCTATTGCTGTG GCTTTTAAGGCAAATGTCCTCCGCCAAATTAATGAGGGGAAAAAATTGCTTACCACATCAAGTGAAAACTCAGAAGCATTAGCTTTGATCATTGATGGGAAGTCACTCTTTTGTGCTTTAGAGGATGATGTCAAGGACATTTTTCTAGAACTTGCACTTGGCTGTGCATCTGTTATTTGCTGTCGTTCTTCTCCCAAACAAAAAGCACTT GTTACAAGACTGGTCAAAGTTAAAACAGGTACAACAACTCTAGCAATTGGTGATGGAGCAAATGATGTCGGAATGCTTCAAGAAGCAGACATTGGAATTGGTATCAGTGGTGTTGAGGGAATGCAG GCAGTCATGTCAAGTGACATTGCGATTGCTCAGTTCCGATATTTGGAGCGCTTGCTTCTTGTGCATGGACATTGGTGTTACAGAAGGATTTCGACAATG ATATGCTATTTCTTTTACAAGAACATTGCTTTTGGCTTCACCCTCTTTTTCTTTGAGGCATATGCATCATTCTCAGGCCAAGTTGCATACAATGATTGGTATCTGTCACTATATAACGTCTTCTTCACATCACTTCCTGTGATAGCCTTAGGAGTGTTTGACCAGGATGTCACTGCAAAGCTTTGTCTCAAG TTCCCTCTGCTGTACCAAGAAGGTGTACAAAATGCCCTATTTAGCTGGATTCGAATCCTTGGCTGGTCATTTAATGGGGTATTGAGTGCTACtttgatctttttcttttgcatccGTGCAATGGAGCATCAGGCCTTTCGGAAAGGTGGTGAAGTTGTTGGTTTGGAAATCCTTGGAACCACTATGTACACATGTGTTGTGTGGGTGGTGAACTGTCAAATGGCACTATCCATCAACTATTTCACATATATACAACATCTCTTCATTTGGGGTGGCATTATATTCTGGTATATATTCCTTTTGGCATATGGAGCAATGGATCCCACCATATCAACAACTGCCTATCAGGTCTTTGTAGAAGCCTGTGCACCAGCCCCCTTCTTTTGGCTCCTCACTCTGTTTGTGCTAACCTCTTCTCTCATCCCATATTTCACTTATGCATCCATCCAACTGCGGTTTTTCCCCATGTATCATCAGATGATACAATGGATAAGAAATGATGGTCAATCAAACGATCCTGAATACTGTGATATGGTGCGGCAGAGATCATTAAGGCCTACAACAGTAGGATTTACAGCCCGTTTTGAGGCAACATCTAAGCGCTTTGAAGAGAAGCCTGAGGGTCATtga
- the LOC126704097 gene encoding transcription elongation factor TFIIS-like translates to MTETKVLRFRLSKPETETETETTPMAMGMTFLDHQYSKVPIINDSKVGVFGKDSGVPNRKRLIIKFRIPNTKALKNNHQDSKPINKNSGYRERVRKLLTESFSRVSSETDERISPSIDPVQLAATVESVMFERIGWSNPIKKTKYQSILFNLKDPKNPDLRRKVLLGEIKPESLVTMSAEEMASHKRQSENIQIQLKRLKRCVHDADEEEKATTDMFQCSRCRERKCTYYQMQTRSADEPMTTYVTCVKCNKRWKV, encoded by the coding sequence ATGACAGAGACAAAGGTTTTAAGGTTTCGGCTTTCCAAGccagaaacagaaacagaaacagaaaccACACCTATGGCTATGGGTATGACTTTTCTTGATCATCAATATTCCAAGGTACCCATTATCAATGACAGTAAAGTCGGTGTCTTTGGAAAAGATTCTGGGGTTCCAAACAGAAAGAGGCTGATAATCAAGTTTCGTATTCCTAATACTAAGGCTTTGAAGAACAATCATCAAGATTCCAAGCCCATCAACAAAAACTCTGGTTATCGTGAGAGGGTTAGGAAACTGCTGACAGAGTCTTTTTCCAGAGTTTCTTCTGAAACTGATGAGAGAATATCACCATCAATAGACCCAGTTCAACTGGCTGCTACAGTAGAGTCTGTTATGTTTGAAAGGATTGGGTGGTCTAATCCCATCAAGAAGACAAAGTATCAGTCAATATTGTTCAATCTGAAGGACCCAAAGAACCCAGATTTGAGGAGAAAGGTGCTTCTTGGAGAGATCAAGCCGGAGAGTCTTGTAACCATGAGTGCCGAGGAGATGGCCAGTCACAAGAGGCAGAGTGAGAACATTCAGATACAGTTGAAAAGGTTGAAAAGATGTGTGCATGATGCTGATGAGGAAGAAAAGGCCACCACTGACATGTTCCAGTGTAGCCGGTGTCGCGAGCGCAAGTGTACTTATTACCAAATGCAGACCCGGAGTGCCGATGAACCCATGACAACATATGTAACTTGTGTCAAATGCAACAAACGCTGGAAGGTCTAA